One part of the Magallana gigas chromosome 5, xbMagGiga1.1, whole genome shotgun sequence genome encodes these proteins:
- the LOC105317964 gene encoding palmitoyltransferase ZDHHC20-A has product MSYVINIQDSTDMAAHCHISNGSTFSTSVKNGSNHGRHTQSSDSGLGIWEIINPYFLHQWMPYFFFGEVVFMYSVGCFFALPRLYPETVHIHQVIGTFFLYEIVVNWWFIHRTDSSFKVSEYPKEKLATGPYPFKVPEIIQQNKLVPIIQAHINTSHYPYWQWSPCLSCKWWRPPRCHHCKLCGGCILKRDHHCFFARNCIGLKNLRYFLVFLFYTCVACAFTVFHGVNFLLQFYWADMSYLDLVPMLSFLRSILGSNTTLAQVGVMVIMGYGLLALSLLSFMHFIDACFSLVVGKTGFELENNIDVKDPRSVTKKLQSVFGPHWQYAFILPTPYFLSPAIEDPYNWSSLIPPKKKNPVIQLVDP; this is encoded by the exons ATGAGTTATGTTATAAATATTCAAGACAGTACAGATATGGCCGCACATTGTCACATAAGCAATGGTTCCACTTTCTCCACTTCTGTCAAAAACGGGTCAAATCATGGTCGCCACACACAGTCCTCGGACTCCGGCCTCGGGATATGGGAAATCATCAACCCGTATTTTCTCCATCAATGGATGCCGTACTTTTTCTTTGGAGAAGTTGTGTTCATGTATTCGGTGGGTTGTTTCTTTGCATTGCCACGGTTGTACCCAGAGACGGTTCATATACACCAAGTCATCGGAACTTTTTTTCTCTATGAAATAGTTGTCAACTGGTGGTTCATACACAGAACAGATTCAAGTTTTAAGGTTTCGGAGTATCCTAAAGAAAAACTGGCGACTGGGCCTTATCCATTCAAG GTGCCCGAAATCATTCAACAAAATAAACTAGTCCCCATCATCCAGGCCCACATCAACACGTCTCACTACCCCTACTGGCAGTGGTCCCCGTGTCTGTCCTGTAAATGGTGGCGCCCGCCCAGGTGCCATCACTGTAAACTCTGCGGCGGCTGCATCCTGAAGCGCGACCACCACTGTTTCTTTGCAAGGAACTGCATAGGACTGAAAAATCTGCGGTATTTCCTCGTGTTCCTGTTTTACACGTGCGTGGCGTGTGCGTTCACCGTTTTTCAtggtgtcaacttcctgttacaGTTTTACTGGGCTGACATGTCCTATTTAGACCTTGTTCCGATGCTCTCTTTCCTGAGGTCCATTCTCGGATCGAACACAACCCTGGCTCAAGTCGGAGTAATGGTTATCATGGGATATGGGCTTCTTGCGTTATCGCTTTTAAGTTTCATGCATTTCATAGACGCCTGTTTTTCTCTTGTGGTTGGAAAAACCGGTTTTGAGTTGGAAAACAACATTGACGTGAAAGATCCGAGAAGTGTGACAAAGAAACTCCAGTCTGTGTTCGGACCTCATTGGCAGTACGCCTTTATACTACCCACCCCTTACTTTTTGAGTCCTGCCATAGAGGACCCATATAACTGGAGTTCTCTGATTCCGCCCAAAAAGAAAAACCCCGTGATACAATTGGTGGATCCATGA